A window of Bacteroidota bacterium genomic DNA:
CGGGCGTCCTCATCGAGATCATGAACGAGGACGGCACCATGGCGCGCGTGCCCGACCTCCGGAAGATCGCCGACCAGCACGGGATGCCGCTCGTCACGATCAAGGACCTCATCGCCTACCGGATGCGCCACGAGAAGCTCGTACAGCGCGTCATCGCGGTCGACATGCCGACGCGCTTCGGCGACTTCACGCTCGTGGCCTACGAGGAGGTGCTCACCGGCGACAACCACCTCGCGCTCGTGAAGCACCCCGAGGGCAGCGCCGCGCTCGCGCCCCCAAGTGAAGGCGGGGGCCGCGTCCCGTTCCGCGAGGACGACCCCGTGCTCGTACGCGTCCACAGCCAGTGCGTCACCGGCGACATCTTCGGCTCGGAGCGCTGCGACTGCGGCGACCAGCTCGCCCGCGCGCTCAGCCAGGTCGAGCGCGTCGGGCAGGGCGTCGTGCTCTACATGAAGCAGGAGGGCCGCGGCATCGGCCTCATCAACAAGCTCAAGGCCTACAAGCTGCAGGAGCAGGGCATGGACACCGTCGAGGCCAACCTCGCGCTCGGCTTCAAGATGGACCACCGCGACTACGGCATCGGCTGCCAGATCCTCCGTGACCTGGGTATTCGCCAGATCCGGCTGATGACCAACAACCCGAAGAAGCGCATCGGCCTCTCGGGCTATGGCCTGGAGATCACCGAGCGCGTCGCCATCGAGATCGAGCCGAACGAGAACAACGCGCGCTACCTGGAGACGAAGCGCGACCGCATGGGCCACATGATCCTGCAGGGCACGGACGCCCACACGCAGGCCGCCCTCGGCGGCGTGCTGGGGACAGACTGAGAGTCATTCCTCAAGTTTTTGGTCAGCTCTGGCTTGGAGCGTATCAAGCCACGTTAGGACGTCTTGTTCGAATTCGCTCGCGAATCGCGTGACCTCCGTCAAGGATGGAGTACCAGGGTATTTCCACGAGTAGACACCTGGACGCACGAACAGCGATATCCCTGGGGCCAGAGTCGCAAAACGGTCTTCCATGCGCACCGAAAATCCTACCGGAACAGCTTGCTCTAGGCCTCCAGCAAGGTAACCCTTGCAAAACCAGAGAATCCGCATCTGCCTCCACGAACCATTGGACGCCTCACTTAGAGCATCTTCAGCAGTCGTTTCGTCGAAGTGCCTACCAAATTCCGACTCATCCGAGTAGATCGATATACTGACCTTCGTCTCCTCGAACAGTCTGGCTACTTGCCTCATCCTTGGCTGAGTCGCCTTCCATAAAGGAACAACAACGCATTCGTGAGCCTCCCTCGAACGGTTCACACTCCACACAGAAGCTTCAGCGGTTCGCCGCATGCCTTTCGCTTCCTGTTCCAACAACGCAATGCGACGGTCGAACTCGTCGGGGTCAGGTTCGCCGCGAAGGGCCCGGAGGAAGAGCGTCATCGTCGCGGCGAGTTCGTCGGCGACGAAAGCGGTGAACGGCTCTAGCTCGCCGCCGTCGGCCTGCGCGAGGACGCCGTAGTAGGCGTCGCGCGCTTCCTGGCGGACGACGGCCGGGACGTAGCCCGCGCGCATCAGCACGAGGTTCATCAGCAGCCGCGCCATGCGGCCGTTGCCGTCGGGGAACGGGTGGATCGCCACAAAGCGGTGGTGGAACGCAGCGGCATACACGACCGGATGCAGCGTGCCGTCCTCCACATGCGCTTGCTCGTCCCGCAGCCAGTCGATGAGGTCCGTCATCCGCGCGGGCGTCTCCTCCGGCGTGGCGTAGTAGTGGATCTCGCCCGTCGCCGTGCGCACGTTGTTGGGGTGGTCCTTGAACGCGCCGCCGTCCTTCGTCCGCTTCGACCGCCGCCCGTCGGGCTCTTCGACCTCGATCTCGTACGTGTCGCCGAGGAGTAGCCGGTGCAGTTCGCGGACGTTCGTGAGCGCGAGTGGCTCTTTGCTCTGCACGAAGCGTTCGAGATAGTCGAGCGCCTCGCGGTGGCCCTTGATGTCGAGGTGGTCCTTGAGCGGCTTGCCCTGCGCGGTGACGCCGTGGAGCAGCAGCGCCCGCGTCTCGCCGTAGGTCAGTTGGTTGCCCTCGATGGCGTTCGAGTGATAGGTCCACTCCAGCCGCAGCCGCTGCATCGCGCGCCCGAGTTGGTCGGCAGGCAGCGGACGCAGCGCATCGATCTCAGCGCGCTGGGCGTCGATGCGGGCGAGGATCGGGGCGAGGTCCATGGACGGCAGCTACAAAGCGACAGGCTTTGCAAGCTACCCACACCCGCGAGGTTTGCTCCGGGCCAGCCTACAGCCGCAGGCTCGCCACGCCGAACGAGGTCCCGACCGACAGCGCCGCGTCGACGACGGGGTTGCCGGGCTCGACGTTCTTCACCTTGTTGGCGACCTCGTTGAGCCCGATGCTCGACATCGCGCCGCCGTCGAGCGTGGCCATGCGGCCGAACTGCCCGGCGATGGCGAGGCGCGCGGCGTGCTCGCCGAAGCGGGTCGCGAGCACGCGGTCGAACGGCGTGGGCGTGCCGCCGCGCTGGACGTGGCCGAGGATCGTTGTGCGGATCTCGCTCTCGATGTGGTGCTCCAGCACCTGCGCGAGCGCTCGGCACGCGCCGCCGAGCCGGATCGGGTCGGGCGAGTCCTCGACGATGTCGGAGACGGTATAGCTGCCGCCCTTCGGCTTCGCGCCCTCGGCCATGCAGATGATGGTGAAACGCTGCCCGCCGCGCTCGCGCTCGCGGCACACCCGCGCGACCTCGGCGATGTCGTACTCGAACTCGGGGATCAGAATGACGTCGGCGCCGGCCGCGACACCCGCATGGAGCGCGATCCAGCCTGCGTAGCGCCCCATCGTCTCCAGAATCATCACCCGGTGGTGGCTCTGCGCGGTCGTGTGGAGCCGGTCCATCGCCTCCGTAGCGATCATCACGGCCGTGTCAAAGCCAAACGTCTGGTCCGTGCCGACGAGGTCGTTATCGATCGTCTTCGGCACGCCAACAATGGGGAGACCCTTCTCGTGAAGGCGGTGGCAGATCGACATCGTGCCGTCCCCGCCGATCGCGACGAGGCCGTCGAGCTTGAGGTCACGGGCGTAGGCGACGACCTCGTCGGACACGTCGCGGTCGTCCTCTTTGTAAAAACGGAAGGGGTTGGCCTTGTTGGATGTCCCGAGTACCGTACCGCCGAGGGTGAGGATGCCGCTCGCATCGCGGTACTGGAGCGGGCGGGCGCGCTGCTCGATGAGGCCGAGGAAGCCGTCCTCGAAGCCGATCACGGTCGCGTCGGCGCGGAACAGGAGGGTCTTCGTGACGGCGCGGATGACGGCGTTGAGGCCGGGGCAGTCGCCGCCGCCGGTGAGGAGGCCAAGGCGCATGGGGTGCGGTGGACGTGGACGAGGAGAAACGTGCGAATGTCGAAAACTACGCGCCCCGATGCCGGACCGTCGCGCTGCAGGCGAGTAGCTTCTGGCTTCTCCTTCACGGCTTTCTCTGGCTCTCATGCGCGCGCTTCGCTTCCTCGTCGTCCTCGCTCTGGCCCTCGGGCTCAGCGGCTGCTTCCAGTTTCACACCGTGCTGCGGGTCTTCCCCGACGGCAGCGCGCGGCTCCTCTCGTCCATCACGATGAGCACGGAGGCCTACGAGCGCATGCAGGCCCTCGCCGAACTGGACCCGGATCAGAAGGGCGCGTTTTCGCTCATCGACGAGGAGGCGTTGCGCTCAGCGGCGAAGGGCTACGGCCCCGGCGTCACGTTCGAGGGCGTGAAGTCGATCGACGGGGACGGCGAGCAAGGCTACGTGGCCACGTACCGTGTGGAAGATGTGACGACCCTCGCCCTGCCGCTGGCCCCCGAACCGCCCTCGTCGCTCGGCGCGACCGGCCCCGACTCGTCGCCGTCGGACATCGTCACGTTCGACTTCCAGCCAGCCACGGGAGACGCTCCGGCCCAGCTCGCTATTCAGATGCCCAACCTGCTGGGCGACGACGGGGCGATGAGCACGGGCCTTGGTGGCCTCGGCACGCCGGGCACCACCAAGGACGAGAGCGGCATCGAGATGCTACGGGCTATGCTCCAGGGGATGCAGGCGACGCTGCGCGTTGAGCCGCAGGGCACCGTGACGGCGACCGACGCCACGTTCGAGGATGCAGGCGCGATCACGCTGATGCGCTTCGACTTCGACGAGTTGCTGGCCGACCCGGACGCCTTCAACCGCCTCGACGCGCAAGGGCCGCCCACCTCGACCGACGAGTTGGCCGACCGGGTCGCCGCGACGCCCGGCATCGACATGGAGGCACAGACGACCGTGACGGTGTCGTTCCGCGGCGAGTGACGCTTAGAGCACGTCCTTGAGCCGCAGCGTGGCATCCTCGGCGATCATGGCGAGGAACAGCTCCGCCGTGGCGAGCGCGTCCGAGAGCGCGTTGTGCGCGTGGTAGGCGGGGAGGCCGTGCGCCTCGCGAAGCGTGGCGAGGCGAAACGCGTCGGGCGCGGCCGTGCCGTGGTGCTGGTGGGCACGGGCGTGATGCCTGCGCCGGGCGATCGCAAGCGTATCGACGGTCGGTACGAGGAGCGGGACGCCGTAGACGACGCGGCAGGCATGGTCGAGGCAGCCGTGGTCGAAGACGGCGTGGTGCGCAAGAAGAACGCGGCCAGCCAATCGCTCCAGCACATGCGCGAGGGCGTCTTCGAGCGAGATACCCTCCTCCACGTCGCAGTCGAGCAGGCCGTGCACGGTCGCGCTCTGCGCCACGGAGCGGTCGGCCCGCACGAGCACGTGCGCGCTCTGCCCGACCTTCACGGCACCACCCACGACGGGCACGCTGCCCACGCTCAGGATCGCATCGCGCTTCGGGTCGAGGCCCGTCGTTTCCAAGTCGAGCGACAGCAGCTCCACCTCGCCGAGGGGCGTACGCGGGTCTGGCGGCGGGGCGTCGAGGAACGCCCGCATCGGACCGCCGGAGACGCGGCGGCGGTAGCGCTGGCGTTGGAAGGCGTCGAACATAGCCGGACAGCGAAGGACGATTCGGAACCGCTTCCGAAGAAGGTACGCTCCTGCCCCCTGCCGTCCCATCACACCGCGAGGCCTAGGTCATGCCCGACCCCGGCCTCGCGCTACATCGCCGGAGATGCTGTCCGATCAATCGACGATCACGAAGCTGTTGCCCCAGGATCCCCAGTTGCTCGTGGTCACGCCGTTGCGCTCCGAACCGGTGTAGCCATCTGCCCCCGGCCGCAGTTCGATCACGACGCTACCGCCCGTGGCTTGCGTGATCGCGCCAGCGTGGACCGCAGCCGTGCAGATCGAGGAGTCGTCGGTGTAGAGGTCCGTCCCCCAGACCGTGCGCAGGCTGCCGCCCGCCGCGCAGTCGAAGCGGAGGCGAGCACCGACGCCGCGGTCCCGGTACGGCACGGCATTCTGGAGCCACTCGATCTCGCCTTCCTCCGTAGCGGGCCCGCCGCTGCTGGGTGGATCGGTGGTGCCGCCGCTCGCGTCGGTAGCGTCCGGGTCGACGCTGATCGTAGTCGTGATGGGTTGGCTTACGAGGCCGTTGCCGGTGTAGACGCAGTAGACGACCGTGAACGTCCCGGCAGCGAGGTTGTCCGGGAGGTCGAGCTGAAGCGCTCCGTCGGCACCTGGGATCTGGAAGTACCCACTCGCGCCCTGCACGAGGAAGTAGACGCCTGCGAAGTCGCCGACGGCGCCGAAACGGAGCGTGACGGCCCCGCCTGGCCCGGCTGTGACCGCGTCGGCACCGTTGCCGACCACGGGCGTCTCGGCATCGGTCGTCGGGCTCGGTGCGGCCCCGTCGAGGCGCGTGGCACCGGCGATCTGAAGCGCCTGGCTCAGCGCGTCCGCGTTGCCCGGCGCAATGGGCTGAGACCCCGGATCGGGCGTGTCGGTGTCCGGGCCGTTGCTGTCGCACCCGACGGCGAGGACGAGGAGCGAGGCAGAGAGGAGGAGATAGCGAAGCGTGTGCATCAAACTGAGGAGGGTCGTGGAGGGAAGACCCAGGCGACCTAGGGCAGACCGGGTGAGCCGACAGGTTCGGGGTTTGCGTCGGCGGCTTCAATCCCCGGAGCCGGGGGTTTAGCTCCAGCGCGCTTCTGCCGAGCCCGCCCTGTGGTGTGTCGGTCCTGTGGTGTGTCGGTCCTGTGGTGTGTCGGTCCTGTGGTGTGTCGGTCCTGTGGATAGCCGCGTGGATAGTTGGTGGGCCGATTCCACCGAGCCTCCCTGGTCCTTCCCCCCTCCATCGCGTAACATGAAGGCCACACTGCGCGCTGCCGTCGCCTCGGATGGCGGCGCGTCATGCTGCAGACACCCCGCTCCCCCCGTGGCCACCGTCCTCGACCTCGTCCGCGACGCCCGCGCCGCGCTCGGCCTCCAGCGCGACCTCGCTGGGCCGTTGCTCTTCGCCCTCCCGGACGCCCCGAACCTCGGCCCGACGCCGTCGGACACCGCGCCCGTACCGTCTGCCGCCTCCCGCACCGACCTCGCTGACGACGCCACCGCTGACGACGCCATGCCCGACCTCTTCGGCGCACTTCCCGACCCGAGCCAGGACGAGACGCTCTCGCCCTACGAGCGCATCGCCGCGCTCATCCCTGAGGACTCGCCGCTGCGCGACATGACCTCGCTCGCGGAAGTCAACACCTACCTCGCCAACACCGTCCTCGTCCCCATCGACGAGAGCCGCATCAACCCGGTCCTCGGCACCGGCGACCCTGACGCCGACCTGATGATCGTCGGCGAGGCGCCGGGCGCAAACGAGGACAAGGAGGGCGAGCCGTTCGTGGGCCGCGCCGGGCAGCTCCTCAACAAGATCCTGGAGGCCATCAACTTCCAGCGCGAGGAGGTCTACATCACCAACATCCTCAAGAGCCGTCCGCCCAACAACCGCGACCCGCTGCCCGCCGAGGTCGAAGCGCACATCCCGATCCTCTACAAGCAGATCGAACTCGTGCGCCCGAAGCTCATTCTGGCCGTTGGCAAGAGCGCGGGCAACGGACTCCTCGGCCGCACGTCGAGCCTGGCCTCGCTGCGGGGCAAGTTCCAGGACTACTACGGGCTGCAGCTGCTCGTGACGTACCATCCAGCCGCGCTCCTGCGCAACCCACAGTGGAAGCGCCCGACGTGGGAGGACGTGAAGCTCCTCCGCACGCGCTACGACCAACTCGTCGGCGCGTGAGTTGCGCCGCCTGACCTCCATGACCTCCACGGCCTGCTTTCCGCCGCCAGCACGCCCTACCCGCGCCGCTCCCTCCTCAACGCCTTCCAATGGCTGACCAGCCGCTCTCCGACGACGCCCAGCGTCCCCTCTACATCGACGAGGGGGCCGCGCCCTCCTATCCGCTCGAGAAGCTCACGAGCAGCCGTCGGCACAGCCGTCCCACCAACGTGGTCGCGCTGCACGAGCAGGCGGGCCGCGTCCCACCGCAGGCGACCGACGTCGAGCAGTCGGTGCTCGGGGCCATGCTCATCGAGCGCGAGGCGATCCCGAAGGCCATCGAGATCCTCGCGCCGGACGCGTTCTACGACCAGCGCCACCGCCGCATCTACGAGGCCGTGCTCGCCCTCTTCGAACGCGGCAACCCCGTCGACCTCATCACGCTCACCGAAGAGCTGAAGCGCGCCGGCCAGTTCGAGGGCATCGGCGGCTACTACCTCTCGGAGCTGACCACGAAGGTCGCGAGCGCGGCCAACGTGGAGTACCACGCGCGCATCATCGCGGAGAAGGCGCTGCTCCGCAAGATGATCGAGACGATGACCGGCGTTGTCGGGCAGGCCTACGACCCCGGCACCGACGCCTTCGACCTCCTCGACCGCGCCGAGCGCGACATCTTCCAGATCTCGGAGAGTCAGCTCCGCAAGGGCGCCGCCTCGCTCTCGAACGTGATCAAGGGCACGCTCGAACACCTCCAGGCCATCCACGGCCGCGAGGGCGGCATCACGGGCGTCCCCTCGGGCTTCCAAAAGCTCGACGACATGACGGGCGGCTGGCAGCCCTCCGACCTCGTAATTATTGCAGCTAGGCCCTCCATGGGCAAGACCGCGTTGACCTTGGCGATGGCCCGGAACGCGGCGCTGCACCCGGAGCACCCGGCGGGCGTGGCCATCTTCTCGCTGGAGATGAGCGCGGGGCAGCTCGCGCAGCGCCTCCTCACCTCCGAGGCCCGCATCGACGCGCAGGCGGCGCGCACGGGTCGCCTCTCCGACGACGACTGGCCGCGCCTCGCCCGCGCCGCCGGGGTTCTCGCCAACGCGCCCATCTTCATCGACGACACGCCCGGGCTCGGCATCCTCGAACTGCGCGCCAAGTGCCGACGCCTCAAGGCCGAGCACGACATCGGCATGGTGGTGGTCGACTACCTCCAGCTGATGCACGGCAGCGCGCAGGGGCGCGGAGGCAGCCGCGAGCAGGAGATCGCGCAGATCAGCCGCTCGCTTAAGGCCCTCGCCAAGGAGATCGACGTGCCGGTGATCGCGCTCTCGCAGCTCTCGCGCGCCGTCGAGACGCGCGGGGGCGACAAGCGGCCCATCGTCTCGGACCTCCGCGAGTCGGGCTCCATCGAGCAGGACGCCGACGTAGTCGGCTTCATCTACCGCGCCGAGCGCTACGGCATCACGACCGACGAGCACGGCAACTCGACGGAAGGCCTCGCCGAGATCATCCTCGGCAAGCAGCGCAACGGCCCGATCGGCACGGTGAAGGTGGCGTTCGTGAACCGCTACGCCCGCTTCGAGAACCTGCAGTACGCCCAGCCGAGCCCCTACGGTGGCGGCACCGACTACGCCGCGTTCGACAGCGGCGGCGGCTACGGGGACGCGGGCAGCTTCGGCGGCGACGCCGACTCTGGCTATGGGGGCGGCTTCGACCAGGGCGGCGGCTTCGCGGGCAGCCCGCCCCCGCTGCCTTCGGGCGGCGACGCGCCGTTTTAGTCACGCAGCCCTGCCCTTCTGATGGCCCGCAAACGCCTCATCGTCGGCCTCGGCAACCCCGGTCCCGAGTACGAAGCAACGCGCCACAACGTCGGCTTCATGGTAGTGGACCACCTCGCCGAGACGGTGGGTGTGGCCCCGCTGCGGCGCAACCTGGCCGCGTCGCTGGCGGACGAGGCGAGCCACCGAGGCCGCGCGCTCGTGGTGGCGAAGCCGCAGACGTACATGAACCGCTCCGGCGAGGCCGTCCGCGCGCTCACCCGCCGCTACGGCCTCACGCCCGACGACCTGGTGGTGGTGTATGACGACCTCGCCCTGCCCCTCGGCGCCGTCCGGCTGCGGGCCAAGGGCGGCGCAGGCGGCCACAACGGCATCCAGGACATCATCGACACGCTGGGGACGAGCGCCTTCCCGCGCATCCGCGTCGGGATCGGGAGCAACTTCGGGCGAGGCCAGCAGGTCCGCTACGTCCTCGCGCCGTTCGACGACGACGAAGCGGAAGCCCGCGACGAAGCCGTGAACTTCGCTGCCAAAGCGGCCCTCTCGTTCGTCCGCGACGGCCTGATGACGGCCATGAACCGCTATAACCGCAAAGAGCCCCCGGGCGCGACCAAGGAAAAGCCTGCGAGCACCGCCTCAGAGTAGGGCTCCGCTGGCGAGCAGCTAGTCGCTCAACATCACGGCGGAGCGCAAAGAAAACGATGCGAGTCGACGTGACCGCCCACTCGCATCGCAGTATAGCATAAGCGGCTGAGGACTTACTCCTCGCTGCCTTCGGCGTCGGCGTCGGCTGCTTCGTCGCCCTCCGTTGCTTCGCCGTCCTCGTCGTCTAGGAGGCCGCCACGCTTCGGCGCGGCCACCGTCGCGATCGTCCGGCGCGGGTCCGTGAGGATCTCGGCATCCGGCACGCTCAGCAGGTCGACGTGGACCGTGTCGCCGATCTTGAGCTCGGAGACATCGACCTCGACAACCGATGGGATGTTCTTCGGCAGGCAGGCGATCTCCAGGAAGTTGAGAGCCTGCACGAGACGACCACCCGCCTTCACGCCTGGTGCAGAGCCGGCACCGGTGAGGCGAACCGGGATGCGCAGTGCGACCGACTCACCCGCGTCGAGCGCGAGGAAGTCGGCGTGCAGCGGGTCGTCCGAGACGGGGTGGTAGTCCACCTTCTTGAGGATGCACTCGTAGGTCTGACCGCCGAGGTCGACCTCGACGCGGTGCATCGCGGCGGTGAAGATGAGCGGGCGCAGCGCGAGCTTGGGCACGCGGAAGTGCACGGGCTCCTGGTGGGGGCCGTAGAGCACGCAGGGGACCTCGCCGTCGCGGCGGACGGCCTTGGTGGCGCTCTTGCCGAGGTCGCGCGCCTGCGCGTCGAGCTTGATGACGTCCATGGGGATTTAGGCTATCAGCTACGGGCGCGCCCGCAGCGTGGGTTATTCAACAAAAAGGGTAGAGATCGACTCGTCGGCGTAGATGCGGTGGATCGCATCGGCGAAGAGCGGGGCCACGGAGATGACCTTGATCTTGTCGCTCGTGCGGGTAAGCGGGATCGTGTCGGTGACGACGAGGCGCTTGATGGCCGACGCTTCGAGGCGGTCGTAGGCCGGGCCGGAGAGGAGCGCGTGCGTGGCGAAGGCCTCGACGGAGAGCGCACCCTCGTTCATGAGCGCGTCGGCCGCGTTGCAGAGCGTGCCCGCCGTGTCCACGAGGTCGTCGATCATCAGCACGTGCCGGTCCTCGACCTCGCCGATGATGCTCATCACCTCGGCGACGTTCGAGCGCGGGCGGCGCTTGTCGATGATCGCGAAGTCGGCGCCGAGGCGGCTGGCGTAGGAGCGTGCGACCTTGACCGAGCCAAGGTCGGGCGCGACGACGACGAGGTTATCGGGCAGCGAGTCGCGGACCTGCTCGAAGTAGACCGCCGAGC
This region includes:
- a CDS encoding bifunctional 3,4-dihydroxy-2-butanone-4-phosphate synthase/GTP cyclohydrolase II; translation: MADTRFDPIEDAIEAIQNGRLIVVVDDEDRENEGDFIGAAELVTPDLANFMAREGRGLMCVAITRERAAALDLPMMEQSNTSLHDTPFTVSVDYNLGTSTGISAADRAKTIRALADPASKPTDFARPGHIFPLRAQTGGVLRRAGHTEAAVDLARMAGLHPAGVLIEIMNEDGTMARVPDLRKIADQHGMPLVTIKDLIAYRMRHEKLVQRVIAVDMPTRFGDFTLVAYEEVLTGDNHLALVKHPEGSAALAPPSEGGGRVPFREDDPVLVRVHSQCVTGDIFGSERCDCGDQLARALSQVERVGQGVVLYMKQEGRGIGLINKLKAYKLQEQGMDTVEANLALGFKMDHRDYGIGCQILRDLGIRQIRLMTNNPKKRIGLSGYGLEITERVAIEIEPNENNARYLETKRDRMGHMILQGTDAHTQAALGGVLGTD
- a CDS encoding Fic family protein; the encoded protein is MDLAPILARIDAQRAEIDALRPLPADQLGRAMQRLRLEWTYHSNAIEGNQLTYGETRALLLHGVTAQGKPLKDHLDIKGHREALDYLERFVQSKEPLALTNVRELHRLLLGDTYEIEVEEPDGRRSKRTKDGGAFKDHPNNVRTATGEIHYYATPEETPARMTDLIDWLRDEQAHVEDGTLHPVVYAAAFHHRFVAIHPFPDGNGRMARLLMNLVLMRAGYVPAVVRQEARDAYYGVLAQADGGELEPFTAFVADELAATMTLFLRALRGEPDPDEFDRRIALLEQEAKGMRRTAEASVWSVNRSREAHECVVVPLWKATQPRMRQVARLFEETKVSISIYSDESEFGRHFDETTAEDALSEASNGSWRQMRILWFCKGYLAGGLEQAVPVGFSVRMEDRFATLAPGISLFVRPGVYSWKYPGTPSLTEVTRFASEFEQDVLTWLDTLQARADQKLEE
- a CDS encoding ATP-dependent 6-phosphofructokinase, giving the protein MRLGLLTGGGDCPGLNAVIRAVTKTLLFRADATVIGFEDGFLGLIEQRARPLQYRDASGILTLGGTVLGTSNKANPFRFYKEDDRDVSDEVVAYARDLKLDGLVAIGGDGTMSICHRLHEKGLPIVGVPKTIDNDLVGTDQTFGFDTAVMIATEAMDRLHTTAQSHHRVMILETMGRYAGWIALHAGVAAGADVILIPEFEYDIAEVARVCRERERGGQRFTIICMAEGAKPKGGSYTVSDIVEDSPDPIRLGGACRALAQVLEHHIESEIRTTILGHVQRGGTPTPFDRVLATRFGEHAARLAIAGQFGRMATLDGGAMSSIGLNEVANKVKNVEPGNPVVDAALSVGTSFGVASLRL
- a CDS encoding exonuclease domain-containing protein encodes the protein MFDAFQRQRYRRRVSGGPMRAFLDAPPPDPRTPLGEVELLSLDLETTGLDPKRDAILSVGSVPVVGGAVKVGQSAHVLVRADRSVAQSATVHGLLDCDVEEGISLEDALAHVLERLAGRVLLAHHAVFDHGCLDHACRVVYGVPLLVPTVDTLAIARRRHHARAHQHHGTAAPDAFRLATLREAHGLPAYHAHNALSDALATAELFLAMIAEDATLRLKDVL
- a CDS encoding LCCL domain-containing protein, coding for MHTLRYLLLSASLLVLAVGCDSNGPDTDTPDPGSQPIAPGNADALSQALQIAGATRLDGAAPSPTTDAETPVVGNGADAVTAGPGGAVTLRFGAVGDFAGVYFLVQGASGYFQIPGADGALQLDLPDNLAAGTFTVVYCVYTGNGLVSQPITTTISVDPDATDASGGTTDPPSSGGPATEEGEIEWLQNAVPYRDRGVGARLRFDCAAGGSLRTVWGTDLYTDDSSICTAAVHAGAITQATGGSVVIELRPGADGYTGSERNGVTTSNWGSWGNSFVIVD
- a CDS encoding uracil-DNA glycosylase, whose product is MATVLDLVRDARAALGLQRDLAGPLLFALPDAPNLGPTPSDTAPVPSAASRTDLADDATADDAMPDLFGALPDPSQDETLSPYERIAALIPEDSPLRDMTSLAEVNTYLANTVLVPIDESRINPVLGTGDPDADLMIVGEAPGANEDKEGEPFVGRAGQLLNKILEAINFQREEVYITNILKSRPPNNRDPLPAEVEAHIPILYKQIELVRPKLILAVGKSAGNGLLGRTSSLASLRGKFQDYYGLQLLVTYHPAALLRNPQWKRPTWEDVKLLRTRYDQLVGA
- the dnaB gene encoding replicative DNA helicase, whose translation is MADQPLSDDAQRPLYIDEGAAPSYPLEKLTSSRRHSRPTNVVALHEQAGRVPPQATDVEQSVLGAMLIEREAIPKAIEILAPDAFYDQRHRRIYEAVLALFERGNPVDLITLTEELKRAGQFEGIGGYYLSELTTKVASAANVEYHARIIAEKALLRKMIETMTGVVGQAYDPGTDAFDLLDRAERDIFQISESQLRKGAASLSNVIKGTLEHLQAIHGREGGITGVPSGFQKLDDMTGGWQPSDLVIIAARPSMGKTALTLAMARNAALHPEHPAGVAIFSLEMSAGQLAQRLLTSEARIDAQAARTGRLSDDDWPRLARAAGVLANAPIFIDDTPGLGILELRAKCRRLKAEHDIGMVVVDYLQLMHGSAQGRGGSREQEIAQISRSLKALAKEIDVPVIALSQLSRAVETRGGDKRPIVSDLRESGSIEQDADVVGFIYRAERYGITTDEHGNSTEGLAEIILGKQRNGPIGTVKVAFVNRYARFENLQYAQPSPYGGGTDYAAFDSGGGYGDAGSFGGDADSGYGGGFDQGGGFAGSPPPLPSGGDAPF
- the pth gene encoding aminoacyl-tRNA hydrolase; translated protein: MARKRLIVGLGNPGPEYEATRHNVGFMVVDHLAETVGVAPLRRNLAASLADEASHRGRALVVAKPQTYMNRSGEAVRALTRRYGLTPDDLVVVYDDLALPLGAVRLRAKGGAGGHNGIQDIIDTLGTSAFPRIRVGIGSNFGRGQQVRYVLAPFDDDEAEARDEAVNFAAKAALSFVRDGLMTAMNRYNRKEPPGATKEKPASTASE
- a CDS encoding 50S ribosomal protein L25; its protein translation is MDVIKLDAQARDLGKSATKAVRRDGEVPCVLYGPHQEPVHFRVPKLALRPLIFTAAMHRVEVDLGGQTYECILKKVDYHPVSDDPLHADFLALDAGESVALRIPVRLTGAGSAPGVKAGGRLVQALNFLEIACLPKNIPSVVEVDVSELKIGDTVHVDLLSVPDAEILTDPRRTIATVAAPKRGGLLDDEDGEATEGDEAADADAEGSEE
- a CDS encoding ribose-phosphate pyrophosphokinase, which gives rise to MLPHAVPPVSLFAGRSNPALARAIAQDYGRDLGHVSLRNFSDGEIYVRYEESIRGTDLFIIQCTPAPGDHWMELLFMIDAARRASASRITAVIPYFGYARQDRKDQPRVSIGAKVCCNMLETVGVDRILTMDLHAAQIQGFVDIPVDHLYGSAVYFEQVRDSLPDNLVVVAPDLGSVKVARSYASRLGADFAIIDKRRPRSNVAEVMSIIGEVEDRHVLMIDDLVDTAGTLCNAADALMNEGALSVEAFATHALLSGPAYDRLEASAIKRLVVTDTIPLTRTSDKIKVISVAPLFADAIHRIYADESISTLFVE